One region of Cydia fagiglandana chromosome 17, ilCydFagi1.1, whole genome shotgun sequence genomic DNA includes:
- the LOC134672904 gene encoding uncharacterized protein LOC134672904 has product MEYPMKNIMESFSIMLDSKLATVKQDLSIIDAKLSSTKQDIFSEMKKEFELAIKDIKEEFTETTDFLEEQLKSFRLDIRTIDKKVKELESENQRLSTELHIIKSNQKSQPNTSEIQCRLDQLLVDINDRDQALLLNDIEISGVPEYTGESTTHVVQTVAQKLGVKLEPQDIVGVERVGPARAPGAGAVAAADARPRSRPLAVRLARRALRDEMLRNAKVRRGIDSQNIGLPEHTPQPIYINERLTKSNRRLFWMSRQAGRASDWKFVWTREGRIYAKRSDNTDTKAVNIKSEQDIQRVFGVVPTASDRK; this is encoded by the coding sequence ATGGAGTACCCGATGAAGAATATTATGGAGTCATTTTCCATCATGCTAGACTCAAAACTCGCTACTGTAAAACAGGATTTAAGTATAATAGATGCAAAACTAAGCTCAACTAAGCAAGACATTTTCAGTGAAATGAAAAAAGAATTTGAACTCGCCATTAAAGACATTAAAGAAGAATTCACTGAAACCACGGATTTTTTGGAGGAACAATTGAAAAGCTTCCGATTAGATATACGTACAATCGATAAAAAAGTGAAAGAACTCGAATCTGAAAACCAGCGCCTGAGCACCGagttacatattataaaaagtaACCAAAAAAGTCAGCCTAACACATCAGAAATACAGTGCCGACTCGATCAATTGCTAGTAGACATCAATGATAGGGACCAGGCGTTACTTCTCAACGATATAGAAATTTCGGGAGTGCCTGAATATACAGGAGAATCAACTACGCACGTAGTCCAGACCGTAGCTCAAAAATTGGGCGTAAAGTTGGAGCCCCAGGATATTGTCGGTGTAGAGCGTGTGGGTCCCGCGCGAGCCCCTGGCGCCGGCGCCGTGGCCGCGGCCGACGCCCGGCCGCGCTCCCGGCCGCTGGCCGTGCGGCTGGCTCGGCGCGCACTTCGAGACGAGATGCTCCGGAACGCCAAAGTACGCCGCGGAATTGACTCTCAAAATATAGGACTGCCTGAGCACACTCCGCAGCCAATCTACATCAATGAGCGGTTAACAAAAAGTAACCGTAGACTTTTCTGGATGTCACGACAAGCGGGAAGAGCCTCTGACTGGAAATTCGTATGGACGAGAGAGGGGCGTATCTATGCGAAACGCTCTGACAACACTGACACCAAAGCTGTTAATATCAAATCCGAGCAAGATATTCAACGTGTTTTCGGTGTGGTCCCTACTGCCTCCGATAGGAAATAG